In the genome of Leopardus geoffroyi isolate Oge1 chromosome B1, O.geoffroyi_Oge1_pat1.0, whole genome shotgun sequence, the window CTTCTCAGGAATTTCTTACTGTATCTTTCCGGATTTCTCCACCAAagctatttttcatattttgatagCAAAGGTTCATTTGTTACAGATACAGGTGTAGAGAATTTGGCTTTTTGTCTTAGTCTGCTTGACAAGCGATTACTGAATTGCTCTTCCTTCATTTACTGTGTTACTACAGGACGTTCACCAGGTCTGAAAAGCATGTATTAAACAATAGGCATGGCAACCATTCTTtcctctgaatgaatgaatgaatagtgcCATAAACACTACAGTCTACAGACCAACTGAATAAGCTAATTTAACAATTGCCTGTGTATGTTAACCAGCTGAGGGATATTtctatggcattttttttcaaggatgAGATGTTTTACAAGAATTAAAGAGCTTAAAATAATTACAACgccaagtcatttattttttagtatgaaGAAATACAAACTCGGGCAGTGTTTGAAGTTAATGGATTCAAGCAGTGTtaatggtggtggtggaagaAGATCACTGGCCTTTCagtgaatgtggaaaaaaaaagaggggagaggagcaaaaTTCTATTCAGAATTTACCCTTAAAGATGCAACAGCTATCAAGACCAATCCTATGCGTAAGGCTGGAAAACTGCCATGCTATTACTAAATTGATTTTATGCATTAAAAGATATAttgtcaagaaaaataaactattttaatacattattaGAATATCAAGGATAGGATGTTATTTATATGGTGTCGTTGGACAAATATGTCCAAATGCTTTCAAGGATTCAGTGGTCTTGGTGGGAAATGTGCTTGTTCTGGAGAACATACAGAGCTATTCAGTGTTTTTTCAAAACACATGTTTAAAGATACTCTCAAAATTATGATCTCCTGGtatgtgattttttaattatgaaagtgTTAAACACAAACAGTAGTATTAATACCCATACAACTATCTCTCAGAATCAAAAATTATCAAGATTTTCCTACAACATTATTCACTGTTTCATTTGTTAGTATGCATCCCTTGAACTGATATCACCTTAAAAGTATTATcacatattacaaaatataaataaactttctttgaTATATCTCATCTGGAACATTGCCTAAATTCAGTAAAACAATTTCCTATCAGAAATACCTCAGGGGAAGGGCACCCGTGAATGGAGTGGCATACATCTCCTCTGAAGGCAGTTGTGTCTGTGCAATTTTCTTCTCAACGCCAAATtagctgagggggaaaaaaaaaaaagtaaatattaggagcatttttcagaaaatgaacTGTTATTTAATCTGGAGAATGTAAGGGAATATTTTGGATCCAAACTAAATTGTGAGTATTTGCTACTTGTTCCGATGTGATTGTGACGTACAAATTAACGTGATGCAAAAACCAAAAGCATTTTCCTAACAGTTCATGTTAATAGCAGGATGTAGCAGTCATAACCTCCTCCTTCTACAGGACTTCTTCCTAAATGCTTCTGGATCTTTCATCTTATGTAGTAAGTTAATCACAGGTATTTTACAAGAACATTGTCCAAGGTATTCTGTAGTTCAGAACAGTTTGATTAGCAATTGCTATAAATTGGAAAAAGGGATCAACTGCTTTCTGAATTGCTGATTTggaaattttctcttatttatgtaaAAGGGCAAACCAGGGGACGTCATCCGAAATAACCTCAGTGATCAAACTTGTGTTTAACTAAAAGGCAGAGACTGAATTTTTAACCAGTTATGCACCATTGCCTGCTCTAAATGGAGAAGTACATTACCACCCAAACAATCTAACATATTTGGAATGGATATTACCACCTTTCTATTTAAATTTGGGTTTGCTCTTTCCTgaataagaaaactttttttttttttttttacacatgtCAGTGCTTTGAAATCTTAGATATTTGGTTTTGAAGTAAAAGCACATTAGAATAACTCTACTTACTAAATTCCTGTTGGTTAAAACCACAACAGATACTATCTTTGAAAAATGTGCCAAGTAAATTAATATTACCTTGaccataaatatttttcacatttttggcTCTATAAGCACAATAAtactaaaacttttattttttaagcgaGACATCGAATTatataaccaaaaataaaagctataataaCCTGTTACAagattttatctgtattttgtcacatggtGTTCATGTTGTTAAATCAAGTTGTTAACGATGCCCCACTCTAGTCAGCAATATGTTCTTCCAATAAACTGCTTTGGAGTTTGTATTTTACCCCAAAATCTGTACGTTTGTTAACCTCTGTAATCAATAGAACAAACggttctatttctttttacttgtaaGGACAACATATCTAAAATAACTTAGGAATCAATTTTCTCTGAATTTAGAAAAACAGTGGCAAAATCtttatcatcattttaaaatccatcaacttttaaaaatatacaaa includes:
- the APELA gene encoding apelin receptor early endogenous ligand, whose translation is MRLQQFFCVFFIFVMSLLLINGQRPANLALRRKLHRHNCLQRRCMPLHSRVPFP